In Halomonas denitrificans, the genomic stretch ATGACTTCGGTCCGGCCGTCCTCGGGCCGGTCGCCGTCCGGCGCGTCCGGGCCCTTGAAGACCTCCGTGCGGTCCTTGTCGTCGTTCGACGGGCTCATGAGCCACTCTTATGACACAAATCCGCGAAGCGCTCAATTCGGCTCGGCATCCGCGACATCGTCGCCGCTTCGACAATCTTGCCCGCAACTCCCGGTTGCGCGGGCCGCCCCCCACGCCGGCTCCCACGCCCATCCACTAGAATGCCGCCGCATGCGCAATCTGACCCGACACATCCCGGCAGGCACCGAAACGGTCGTCTTCGACTGGAACGGGACCTTGCTGAACGACATCGACTACTGCCTGTCGATCACCAACGCGATGCTGGAAGAGCACGCCCTTCCGCAACTGACGCGATCACGCTATCGGGACATCTTCGGCTTTCCCGTGCAGGACTACTACCGGAGGCTGGGTTTCGATTTCACCGAGCACCCGTTCCCCGACCTGGCCGCCCGCTGGATGCGCACCTACACCGCCGAGGTGACGTCCCGGGCCGACCTCTTCGACCAGACGGAAGCGCTGATCGCGGACCTGAAGAACGGCGGCTATCGGCTCGTCATCCTGACGGCCGCGATCGAATCGGACGTGCACGACCTCCTCGCCCACCACGGCCTCGACCAGGCCTTCGACGAGGTGTTCGGCCTCGACCACTGCGAGGCCAGCAGCAAGGTCGAGCGCGGTCGGCAGATGGTCGAAGCCCTGGGACTGGACACCCGAAGCACGCTGCTGATCGGCGATACGGACCACGACCACGAAGTCGGGCAGGACCTGGGCGTGCCGAC encodes the following:
- a CDS encoding HAD family hydrolase; its protein translation is MRNLTRHIPAGTETVVFDWNGTLLNDIDYCLSITNAMLEEHALPQLTRSRYRDIFGFPVQDYYRRLGFDFTEHPFPDLAARWMRTYTAEVTSRADLFDQTEALIADLKNGGYRLVILTAAIESDVHDLLAHHGLDQAFDEVFGLDHCEASSKVERGRQMVEALGLDTRSTLLIGDTDHDHEVGQDLGVPTLLLADGHQSYDRLRRLDCSVLPTRYQGPGR